A window of Arcobacter acticola genomic DNA:
ATATTAAAATCATAGTTTTCAAATTGTTCTAGAATTTCTTTGAATTTTATTAATGAGTAATTACTATTATCAAATATGATTAAATCAAAGGTATTAATACCTTTATTTAGTAAATAAAACTTATCGTAATTTAAAAAATGAAAAGCATAATTTTTATTTGACTGCTCTTTGAATTTCTCAATATAGTATAAATTTTCACTTAAAAATAAAATAGAATTATTCATGTTAAAATCCCTCAAAAAAATTATTTATATTAAGAATTTTACAATATAATGATATTGTAATGGTATCATTTTAATTATTTTTTATAATTTATTTAAATAAATTATAAATTAAACATACCTTTTTTACTTTTACCTTTATTTTCTTCTAACTCAGTAATAATATATTCTAAAGCTTCAATTTTATTATTGAATTTTGTTTCATTTTTTTTGAACATATCTATTAGATTATCTTTATGTTCAATAGTGTCTTTGAATTCGCTTATTTTTTCTATTAATAAATCTTTTTCAGTTTTTATTTTTTGTAAACTTTTTCTAAATAGTTCAATCTCATCATTCTTCTTTTTCATTAAATCTACCTTTCCTGTAGATTGATTTAAACTACTTATTTCATATGCTTCTAGTTGCTTTAGTAAACTTGATTTTGATGTATTTGCATCTATAAGTTGTCTATCTAAATTTTGTATATGATTTTTTAGTATTTCAAGTTCACTTTCTAATTTTTTATTCTCAATTAAACTACTATGAGATTCTTTTTTAAGATGAGCTATATTCTGAAACATCTTTTTATTTAATTCTTTTTTTTCATTTTCTTGATCAGTAACTGTATAAGCAATAAAAACATACTCTTGTATATTTTTATCTGAATCATTATATATTTTTATGATTTTTGCTTTTAGATAAATAGAACCATTTTCATCTTTTTCTATTTTAATAGTATCTTCCCAAATATTATTATTCAATAGGCTCTCTTTTAAATTATCAAAAGAATTAGAAGTAGATAATTTTGATTTTAAGAAGTCAAAATTTTGACCAATTATATTAGATGTTTCACAATCTATACTATTAGAAAAAATGTCATTTATATAAGTAATATTTAAATCCATATCCATTTTAATAATGAATGCCATTTGTTCAATAGTTTTAAGATAGAGTTCTAATTCTGTGTTTTTTCTAAGTAATGTATTTTTTAAAAATAATTTCTCAGATGCATTATTTACTACCTTTGTAATACCATCAAAATCTATGGGTTTAATTATAAAATCAGAAATTTGTAATTCAATTGCTTTTAACAATACATCAGCTTCATGTCTTGCTGTAATAAAAACTACAGGTACTAAAGAATCTATTTCTCTAATTTTTTCTAACATTTCCATTCCATCTAATTTAGGCATATTAATATCACTTATTATTAGATCATATTTTTCATTTTTAAGATGTTTTTCTTTAAATGCAATATACCCTTCTAATCCATTTTCTCTTGCATCAACTGTATTAAAAAATCGTTTTAATATTTTTGTGAAGATTTCCCTTGCACTTACTTCATCTTCAACATATAGTATGTTTAAAGTTTTTATAAAATCTTTCAAGTTATTCATTTATTTTCCTATTTTGTGATTTTTATCATATATCCTAAACCATAAACATTTTCTATGTTTATTTCAGGTATTTTGTTTCTAAGTCTAGAAATGATATTTTTTAGATTTGCAACGTAATCATTTTCTCCAGAATCCTCATCCCATAAATAACATGCTATCTCTGATATAGAGTAAACTTTATTATTATAATTTAATAATAGTTCTAATAACAATAATTCTTTTTTTGTTAATTTTATGGGAAGATTATTTTTTGATAGTGTTTTTGTTTTTTGATTCCAAAAAAATTCAGTATCTATTTCTATTATATATTTTTTTTCTATTTCAATATATTTTTTATAACTTTTTTTAACACTTTTATCAACAATAGAAAGAAAATTTTTTAAATCAATAGGTTTTAAAATATAATTACTAATATCAAATTGAATAGCATCAATAATAGTGTTTGCTTCTTGTCTTGCAGTTAAGAAAATAAAAGGAATATCATTATGCAATTCTCTTAGTTTTTTTAAAAAAGTTAATCCATCCATTTTTGGCATATTTATATCACTAATTATTAGATCAATTTTATTGATCTTAAAAAGTTCTAATGCTTCTTCACCATTTGAAGCTATAAGAACTGATTTAAAACTTTTTTCAAGAATATATTTTATCTTAGGTGTAAATAGTACGTCATCCTCAACATACAAAATATTAAATTGTTTTTTATAAGATTCTAATGTTATCATTTGTGATTATATTATTAAATAGTATTATAAAAGTATCATTATTATTTAATTTACTTATTCTAAATTTAATTGTATAGAAATTGTAAATTCAGCTAGATAATTAGCAAATAAATACAAAACACCTTAAAAAGCAACTTTCTAACAATAGTAAGGTAATTAAAAGTAGTTAAATCTGTATTTATTTGGAACATTTTTGGAACATTTTTAAATTCCTAATAATACTCTTAATATCATTTTCAGAATTTAGTACGAGTATTTAAAATAATATAAATAAAAATCTCCTTAGAAGTTTTAATTGATTTTCAAGAACTCTTTAAAATAGTGTTTAATCGCTGTTCTTAGTTCAATTTGTTTAATTTTTTGTTTTTTCACACTTCTTATTCTTGAAATAAAAATATATCTTTCTATAATATTTAATTTTTGTATTTTCTGATAAATATTTAAAATATACTCACTATTTTGCTTTAAATCATTTGATGTTTGCTCAATATAAATAGTGTGCAATTTTTCAACTTTATCCAAATATTCTTCTAATTTTAATTCTAAAATATATTCAATATCTTCAATTAAAAAATCACTTATTATTGTCTTTGAATATTTCTCCAAAATAATTGTAAGTTCTCTTATTTCACTATTTGTACCATCTGAATTTAATAAAAGATTATACAAATTTGGCTTAGTTGTTTTCCAGTTATGTAAGGTTGTTCTTGTAATTTCATATTTTTCAGTGATTTCTTTTTTACTAAACATCCAATTATTTCCTATAAAAGTTTAAATGTATTGTAAATGTTTAACAATTAGACAAAAAGAATGTAAAATTATTATTTTATGTTCCATAATTAAGCAATATAATAATAAAATGCCAACTTAAAAATAATATTAAATAATGAAACATTTTAATGAAAATATATTAATTGAGTGTTCCATAATTAAACATAAGGAAAAATATTTGCTCTTCAATTCCTACGAATTCATCTTTGCCTTTTTACCAATAACCTTTTTTATCTACTTTTATCTAAATCATAAAAGATTAACCGTAGCCTCAAAAGGTTTTTTAGTATTTTCTTCACTATTTTTCTATTCTTGGTGGAATATTGCTTATCTTCCTTTAATACTAATAAGTATGCTTTTTAACTATGTAATTGGTAATAGTTTAAATAAAGAAATTGAAGAAAATAAAAAAAGCTTTTCTAAAAAATCTATTTTAATTTTTGGAATTGTTTGTAATATTGCATTACTTGGATATTTTAAATACGCAGATTTTTTTATAGAAAATTTTAATTTTGCAATAGGTACAAATGTAAATCTTTTACATTTAATTTTACCATTAGCAATATCTTTTTTTACTTTTCAACAAGTAGCATATTTAGTTGATAGTTATAGACAAGAAACAAAAGAATATGATTTTTTAAACTATGCATTATTCGTAACTTTTTTCCCTCAATTAATAGCAGGTCCAATTGTTCATCATAAAGAAATGATGCCACAATTTGCAAACAATAGAAATATGGTAAAAAATTATAGAAATATAGCTTTGGGACTTTTTATATTCTCTATTGGATTGTTTAAAAAAGTAGTAATTGCAGATACCTTTGCTGTTTGGGCAACCGCTGGATTTGATACAGCAATAACTTTAAATCTATTTGAAGCTTGGGCAACATCTTTGTCTTATACCTTTCAACTTTATTTTGATTTCTCAGGTTATACAGATATGGCAATAGGTATTGCACTTTTATTTAATATAAAACTACCTATTAACTTCAATAGCCCATATAAGGCACTATCTATTCAAGACTTTTGGAGAAGATGGCATATTACTCTAAGTCGTTTCTTGCGAGATTATATTTATATTCCATTAGGTGGAAATAAAAAATCAAGTTTTAGAACATACTCTAATCTTTTAGCTACTTTTGTAATAGGTGGATTTTGGCATGGAGCAGGATGGACATTTTTGTTCTGGGGATTCCTTCATGGAATTGCATTGATTATTCATAGACTTTGGTCAAACCTTGGATTTAAAATGTGGACTTGGTTAGCTTGGTTTATAACCTTTAACTTTGTAAATATTGCTTGGGTATTTTTTAGAGCTAAAGAATGGGATGATGCGGTTAAGGTTTTAGGGGGAATGTTTAGCTTAGATAATATTATATTACCAGAGAAATTAGAATCTAAACTTTCTTTTTTAACTAATTACAATATTGAGTTTGGCTACTGGGCAGAAAATATAAAAGGTAATGATTTTACAGCAATTGCAGTAATATTAGGATTCATTTTAATTTTAGCTTTCAGAAACTCAATGGAAAAAGGGAAAGATTTTAAACTTAATTACAAAACAGCATTACTATCTGCAATTTGTTTCATTGGTGCTATTTTGTCATTAAATAAAGCATCAGAATTTTTATATTTTAATTTTTAAGGATAATTTATGAATAGTAAAAAATGGATTAAAATATTTATTGCATATTCTTTTTTGTGTATTATTTTCATTGCGGGAATAAATTTCATGATAGATCCTTTAAAGCTGTTTCACCAGCCATATTTTTTTAAGGACAAATTAAATTCAAATATGAGATTACAAGCAGCAGGTATAATCAATAATTATGAATTTGATTCTATTATTTTAGGTACAAGTATGCTAGAAAATTCATCTTCAATAGAAAGTTCTAATATCTTAGGTGGAAATTTTATAAATATTTCACTATCTGGTAGTGATTTTTATGAAAGAAGTTTTGTATTAAATTATGCATTGGAAAAGAATCAGATTAAAAAAGTAATTTATTCATTAGATTACAGTGGTTTGATTGAATCGAGAATGGGTACTTCAGATTTTATGGTGGATAATTTTAATTATTTATATGATGATAATTATTTAAATGATTTTAAACAATACTTAAAATTAGATTCTTTTAAAGACATCTTAAAAACTTATTTAAGTAAAAAGGCTAATTTTGATAGTCCAAATGAATGGTTTTCTAATAAATCACATTCGTCTAGGTTTGGAGGAATTGATAATTGGTTTAAAGCTGAGAATAATAATCAAATTAAAGATGCATTTAAAGAAATTTCTGAGAGTATAAATGCTATAAAGAACAATGAAACTATTGTTTATAGTGATATTGATGATAAGATAAGTATTTCAAAAAAGTATATAGATAATTATTTATTAACATCTGTTATAAATAATCCAAATACAGAATTTAACTTAATTATTCCTCCGTATTCTAGAATTAAAAATGCAATTGATGCTCAATATAAAAAATCTGATTTTATAAGATTAAAAGAAAGTATAAAATATTTAGTTGAAAAAAGTAAAGATTATCCAAACCTAAAAATATATGGATGGGGAGATAGAGATTTCCCTGATAATATAGCATATTATAAAGATTTAGGACATTATAGTCCAGAAATTAATTCTAAAATGATTTATTGGATTAAAGAGAATGATGGATTAATCACACTCCATAATGTAGATAATTATCTTAATATATTTGAAAAAAAGTCTCTTGATTATAATTTATTTGAAATTGGAGAAAAAATAGAAAACTACTTAAAGAAGTAAGATAAATCCTTACTTATTTCTAATTTTCAAGTTTAAATAAGTTACCT
This region includes:
- a CDS encoding response regulator; this translates as MNNLKDFIKTLNILYVEDEVSAREIFTKILKRFFNTVDARENGLEGYIAFKEKHLKNEKYDLIISDINMPKLDGMEMLEKIREIDSLVPVVFITARHEADVLLKAIELQISDFIIKPIDFDGITKVVNNASEKLFLKNTLLRKNTELELYLKTIEQMAFIIKMDMDLNITYINDIFSNSIDCETSNIIGQNFDFLKSKLSTSNSFDNLKESLLNNNIWEDTIKIEKDENGSIYLKAKIIKIYNDSDKNIQEYVFIAYTVTDQENEKKELNKKMFQNIAHLKKESHSSLIENKKLESELEILKNHIQNLDRQLIDANTSKSSLLKQLEAYEISSLNQSTGKVDLMKKKNDEIELFRKSLQKIKTEKDLLIEKISEFKDTIEHKDNLIDMFKKNETKFNNKIEALEYIITELEENKGKSKKGMFNL
- a CDS encoding MBOAT family O-acyltransferase; this translates as MLFNSYEFIFAFLPITFFIYFYLNHKRLTVASKGFLVFSSLFFYSWWNIAYLPLILISMLFNYVIGNSLNKEIEENKKSFSKKSILIFGIVCNIALLGYFKYADFFIENFNFAIGTNVNLLHLILPLAISFFTFQQVAYLVDSYRQETKEYDFLNYALFVTFFPQLIAGPIVHHKEMMPQFANNRNMVKNYRNIALGLFIFSIGLFKKVVIADTFAVWATAGFDTAITLNLFEAWATSLSYTFQLYFDFSGYTDMAIGIALLFNIKLPINFNSPYKALSIQDFWRRWHITLSRFLRDYIYIPLGGNKKSSFRTYSNLLATFVIGGFWHGAGWTFLFWGFLHGIALIIHRLWSNLGFKMWTWLAWFITFNFVNIAWVFFRAKEWDDAVKVLGGMFSLDNIILPEKLESKLSFLTNYNIEFGYWAENIKGNDFTAIAVILGFILILAFRNSMEKGKDFKLNYKTALLSAICFIGAILSLNKASEFLYFNF
- a CDS encoding response regulator transcription factor; amino-acid sequence: MITLESYKKQFNILYVEDDVLFTPKIKYILEKSFKSVLIASNGEEALELFKINKIDLIISDINMPKMDGLTFLKKLRELHNDIPFIFLTARQEANTIIDAIQFDISNYILKPIDLKNFLSIVDKSVKKSYKKYIEIEKKYIIEIDTEFFWNQKTKTLSKNNLPIKLTKKELLLLELLLNYNNKVYSISEIACYLWDEDSGENDYVANLKNIISRLRNKIPEINIENVYGLGYMIKITK